A window from Corynebacterium accolens encodes these proteins:
- a CDS encoding Trm112 family protein produces the protein MIDQKLLEILVCPIDKQPLEDHGDYLVNPRLNKAYPVQDGIPVMLVDEAKDWPIK, from the coding sequence ATGATCGATCAGAAGCTCCTAGAGATCCTCGTGTGCCCCATCGACAAGCAGCCGCTGGAGGATCACGGCGACTATTTGGTGAACCCAAGGCTGAACAAGGCCTATCCGGTGCAGGATGGTATTCCGGTCATGCTGGTCGACGAAGCCAAGGACTGGCCCATTAAGTAG